A region of the Bryobacteraceae bacterium genome:
ACGACGCCTATCTCACGATCGACGGCCAGGTCGGCGAGCCGCTGCTGCGCGAAGACCGCATCGTCTGCCGCGCCTCGCCGCATTCGCTGTCGCTGGTGCGGCCGCCTCGCATGCTCTTCTTCGATGTGCTGCGTCAAAAACTGAAATGGGGAGAAAGATAGGCATGAAGAAAATCTCGTTGACTTCCTGGATCTTCATCGCTATGGCCGCTGGCATCGCCATCGGCCATTTCTTCCCCGAATTCGGCAAAGACACTGCGTTTCTGGGGACCATCTTCCTCAGGTTGATCAAGTCAATCATCGCTCCCCTGCTGTTCGCCACCCTCGTCGTCGGCATTGCCGGTTCGGGAAGCGCCAAGGCCATGGGCCGCATCGGCCTCAAGGCGCTGATCTACTTCAACGTGACCACGATCGGAGCCCTCGCTCTGGCGCTGCTGTCGGTCAACTACTTCAAACCCGGCGTCGGCGTCTCGCTGGAAGGCGCGGGGAAGGCGGAACTGCCGGAGGCAAAGGCAAGCCTGGTTGGCGTGCTCGTCAACGCCGTACCGACGAGCGTCCTCGACGCCATGGCCCGCAACGAGGTGCTGCAACTCGTCGTCTTCACCGTGCTGTTCGGCATGGCCTGCATCGCCATGGGGGAGCGTGCCGAGCCTGTCATCCGCTTCTGCCGGTCGCTGTCCGACATCATGTTCGAATACACGCGCTACGTGATGTACCTGGCGCCCATTGGGGTCGGGGCCGCCATCGCCAGCGTCGTCGGCGCCAAAGGCATCGGCGTGCTGCTCGGACTGGGGAAGCTGATCGGCGCGCTGTACATCGCCCTGATCGGCTACGTCATTTTCGTCATGGGGCCCGCGGCGCTCCTGTTCCGCATTCCGGTTCTGCGGTTCCTGCGCGCGGCCAAAGATCCCTACATTCTGGCCTTCTCCACGGCTTCCAGTGAGGCCGCCTTTCCGATGGCGATGCGGAACATGGAGCGCTTCGGCGTGCCCCGCCACATCGTCAGTTTCGTCCTGCCCACGGGTTACAGCTTCAATCTCGACGGCAGCACGCTCTACCTGGCCATGGCTTCCGTGTTCGTCGCCCAGGCCGCCGGAGTGGAGATGTCCATGACGCAGCAGCTCACGATGATCGCCACGCTGATGCTGACCTCGAAGGGAGTCGCCGCGGTGCCGCGAGCCTCGCTGGTCA
Encoded here:
- the gltT gene encoding proton glutamate symport protein: MKKISLTSWIFIAMAAGIAIGHFFPEFGKDTAFLGTIFLRLIKSIIAPLLFATLVVGIAGSGSAKAMGRIGLKALIYFNVTTIGALALALLSVNYFKPGVGVSLEGAGKAELPEAKASLVGVLVNAVPTSVLDAMARNEVLQLVVFTVLFGMACIAMGERAEPVIRFCRSLSDIMFEYTRYVMYLAPIGVGAAIASVVGAKGIGVLLGLGKLIGALYIALIGYVIFVMGPAALLFRIPVLRFLRAAKDPYILAFSTASSEAAFPMAMRNMERFGVPRHIVSFVLPTGYSFNLDGSTLYLAMASVFVAQAAGVEMSMTQQLTMIATLMLTSKGVAAVPRASLVILAATLSTFNLPMEGVALILGVDTLMDMGRTSVNLLGNCLATAAVARWEGYDLIPQDGKPQETAASDSAAAHPQER